From the genome of Amycolatopsis camponoti:
CTGAAGTCCTTCCGGACCCCGATGCCGGGCAGGGGAGTTACTTCGACGTTCACCCAACCACCGTAACCCACGTGTCCGATTCGCGACGTTCAGCCGAGCAGCAGAAGTGCCGCCGCGACGACCATGACGAGGGCGGTGACGCCGTGGACGCTGTAGGCGATGACCTTCTTCCCGCGGTGGCGCAGGACGATCAGCATGTCGAAGAGGGGCCAGACGGCCGCGACGAGGATGACCCAGCCCAGCGCGTGCGGGTCGCCGTAGATCATCAGGGTCAGCGGGACCAGGCCGGCCCCGACGTCGCGGCCGCCCTTGACGTTGAGGAAGCTCTCGGCGTTTTCGGGGACCTCGGTGAAGCCGAACCCCGCGGCGGTCTTGGCCGGTGCGAAGAGGTAGTTGAGCCCGACGTAGATGATTCCCAGCGAGACGATCGCGACGAGGACGTAGCCGGCGATGAGCATGGTGTTCCCTCCAGTTTTCTAGCGTTGCTAGCGATACTAGCAACGCTAGCTTAGCGGCGCTAGATTGTCTAGCAGTGCTAGTATCGGTGGTATGACCCAGCGACAGCGGCGTGTGCGCGACCGGACCGAGCGCGGGCAGCGGATCGTCTCCGCGGCCAGGGAGCTGGCCGAGG
Proteins encoded in this window:
- a CDS encoding DUF4267 domain-containing protein is translated as MLIAGYVLVAIVSLGIIYVGLNYLFAPAKTAAGFGFTEVPENAESFLNVKGGRDVGAGLVPLTLMIYGDPHALGWVILVAAVWPLFDMLIVLRHRGKKVIAYSVHGVTALVMVVAAALLLLG